One part of the Flavobacterium johnsoniae UW101 genome encodes these proteins:
- a CDS encoding TolC family protein — translation MKINKYNSLVFAMLFGFGLSGQAQTKQWTLEECVRYALDNNITIKLSELDVKTADIDKRGALGSYLPTVNGNASHSWNIGLNVNPVTNIATTQTTQYSSLGVNANVDIYKGLQNQNAYRRASLAIVASKYQLLKMQEDISLNVANAFLQILSNKENLKVRIEQLAIDEKRLARSEEMVNAGTIPRGDLFDLKATVATDKQNITVSENNLLISKLSLAQLLQLKEFADFDVVDDTNAKDENNIMAQSPIDIYNKAKEIRTELKLAQTNLEIAEKNVSIAKGAYQPTLRGFYSFSTSASYSDRLIGADAAGNPIYVGPDPVLTQFSDNKGHNFGFQLSVPIFNGFSVRNNVERNKVSLEKSKIDLEQKSLDLQRNVYTAFTDAKGALNTYESATVSLEARQQAYNYAKEKYDVGLMNSFDFTQAQTLLTNAQSDVIRTKYDYMFKIKILEFYFGIPIVPVITK, via the coding sequence ATGAAAATAAATAAATATAATAGTCTTGTTTTTGCCATGCTGTTCGGTTTTGGATTATCGGGCCAGGCACAAACAAAACAATGGACTTTAGAAGAATGTGTGAGATACGCATTAGATAACAATATCACGATTAAGCTGTCTGAACTTGATGTAAAAACAGCAGATATTGATAAAAGAGGTGCTTTGGGAAGTTATCTGCCAACAGTAAACGGAAATGCTTCACACTCTTGGAATATTGGTTTGAACGTTAACCCGGTTACCAACATTGCAACTACGCAGACTACTCAGTATTCTTCATTAGGAGTAAATGCCAATGTTGATATTTACAAAGGTCTGCAAAATCAAAATGCATATAGAAGAGCTTCACTTGCTATTGTAGCATCAAAATATCAATTGTTGAAAATGCAGGAAGATATTTCTCTGAATGTAGCCAACGCTTTCCTGCAGATTTTATCTAACAAAGAAAATTTAAAAGTAAGAATAGAACAATTAGCTATTGACGAAAAACGTCTTGCACGTTCTGAGGAAATGGTTAATGCCGGAACAATTCCCCGTGGTGATTTATTTGATTTAAAAGCTACTGTTGCAACAGATAAGCAAAATATCACAGTTTCTGAAAACAATTTACTGATTTCAAAATTGAGTTTAGCGCAGCTTTTACAATTAAAAGAGTTTGCTGATTTTGATGTAGTAGATGATACAAATGCCAAAGATGAAAACAATATCATGGCACAATCGCCAATTGATATCTACAATAAAGCAAAAGAAATTAGAACGGAATTAAAATTAGCACAGACTAATTTGGAAATTGCCGAGAAAAATGTTTCAATTGCAAAAGGAGCTTATCAGCCAACTTTAAGAGGATTCTATTCTTTCAGCACAAGTGCAAGTTACAGTGACCGACTAATTGGAGCTGATGCAGCAGGAAATCCAATTTACGTTGGTCCAGATCCCGTTTTAACTCAGTTTAGTGATAATAAAGGACACAATTTCGGATTTCAGTTAAGTGTGCCAATCTTTAATGGTTTCTCTGTTAGAAACAATGTTGAAAGAAACAAAGTAAGTTTGGAAAAATCTAAAATAGATTTGGAACAAAAAAGCTTAGATTTGCAGCGTAACGTTTATACTGCTTTTACAGATGCAAAAGGTGCTTTAAATACCTATGAATCTGCAACAGTTTCTTTAGAAGCAAGACAGCAGGCCTATAATTATGCTAAAGAAAAGTACGATGTTGGTTTAATGAATTCATTTGATTTTACACAAGCACAAACTTTGCTTACAAATGCACAATCAGACGTTATTAGAACGAAATACGATTACATGTTTAAAATTAAAATACTTGAATTCTATTTCGGAATTCCAATTGTTCCAGTTATTACAAAATAA
- a CDS encoding efflux RND transporter periplasmic adaptor subunit: MSKKIVYFSVGGALVLIALLVSLSKAGVIGNKDEGKEVETSKVTASTIVETVSATGKIQPEIEVKLSSMVSGEIIALNVKEGQVVKKGDLLVKINPDLYTSGLERSVANLSGTKAGLVQSEASFKEAKANYERNKTLYDKGVISKSDWDKAISTYEVAKATKQNAYYNVQSASASVTEARDNLGRTTIYAPADGTISVLNVELGERVLGTQQMAGTELLRVANLNNMEVEVDVNENDIVKIKIGDEANVEVDAYLKKKFKGVVTSISNSASTTLTSDQVTNFKVKVRILKESYQDLLEGKPDAYSPFRPGMTATVDIITTTKNNVLAVPISSVVVKSDTTAVKDFKVDDPNEKKTTPKSDKKFECVFVKVGDKAKIRIIKTGIQDDTNIEVMSGLKSGDVVITGPYTTVSKELNSGDKVKLKKADAPKK; encoded by the coding sequence ATGTCAAAAAAAATAGTTTACTTCTCAGTTGGCGGGGCATTAGTTCTAATTGCATTATTAGTAAGTCTTTCTAAGGCAGGAGTAATAGGAAATAAAGATGAAGGAAAAGAAGTTGAAACTTCAAAAGTAACAGCTTCTACAATCGTTGAAACTGTATCGGCGACTGGAAAAATCCAGCCGGAAATAGAAGTAAAACTTTCATCAATGGTTTCCGGTGAAATTATTGCGTTAAATGTAAAAGAAGGGCAGGTTGTAAAAAAAGGAGATTTATTAGTAAAAATAAATCCTGATTTATATACTTCAGGACTAGAAAGATCTGTAGCAAATTTATCTGGAACAAAAGCCGGATTAGTACAATCTGAAGCCAGTTTTAAAGAAGCTAAAGCCAATTACGAACGTAATAAAACATTATACGACAAAGGAGTAATTTCAAAGTCAGACTGGGATAAAGCTATTTCGACATACGAAGTTGCCAAAGCAACAAAACAAAATGCGTACTATAATGTTCAAAGTGCTTCGGCATCTGTAACAGAAGCCAGAGATAATTTAGGACGTACCACAATTTATGCTCCTGCCGATGGTACTATTTCTGTATTGAATGTAGAATTAGGAGAGCGTGTTTTAGGAACACAGCAAATGGCCGGAACAGAACTTTTAAGGGTTGCCAATCTTAACAACATGGAAGTTGAAGTTGATGTTAATGAAAATGATATCGTAAAAATTAAAATTGGAGACGAAGCAAATGTTGAAGTCGATGCTTACCTAAAAAAGAAATTTAAAGGTGTAGTAACCAGTATTTCTAATTCTGCCAGCACAACATTAACATCAGATCAGGTTACAAACTTTAAAGTTAAAGTTCGTATTTTAAAAGAATCATATCAGGATTTATTAGAAGGAAAACCAGATGCTTATTCGCCTTTTAGACCTGGAATGACAGCAACAGTAGATATTATTACCACAACTAAAAACAATGTTTTGGCAGTACCAATTAGTTCTGTAGTTGTAAAATCTGATACAACGGCTGTTAAAGATTTTAAAGTTGACGATCCAAACGAGAAAAAAACAACTCCAAAAAGCGATAAGAAATTTGAGTGTGTTTTTGTAAAAGTAGGTGATAAAGCTAAAATCAGAATTATTAAAACCGGAATTCAGGATGATACGAATATCGAAGTAATGTCTGGATTAAAATCTGGAGATGTAGTAATTACAGGGCCTTATACAACCGTTTCTAAAGAACTAAATTCTGGAGATAAAGTTAAACTTAAAAAAGCTGACGCTCCTAAAAAATAA
- the tsaB gene encoding tRNA (adenosine(37)-N6)-threonylcarbamoyltransferase complex dimerization subunit type 1 TsaB produces the protein MSFILNIETATKNCSVSIAKNGETILCKEIAEEGYSHAEKLHVFIEEAIAESGVSIQDLNAVAVSQGPGSYTGLRIGVSAAKGLCYALNIPLIAVDTLQTLASKAKISEGKIIPMLDARRMEVYSEIFNADLEVERTIQAEIITEDSFAAYKETLYFVGDCAEKCKPVLTKDNFVFLEEIKYPSANEMSKISYDKYQKSDTVDVAYFEPYYLKDFMMTLPKKQ, from the coding sequence TTGTCTTTTATTCTCAATATCGAAACAGCAACCAAAAATTGTTCAGTATCAATTGCAAAAAATGGAGAAACTATTCTTTGTAAAGAAATTGCAGAAGAAGGATATTCGCACGCCGAAAAACTTCATGTTTTTATTGAAGAAGCTATTGCAGAATCTGGAGTTTCAATTCAGGATTTAAATGCAGTTGCAGTAAGCCAGGGGCCAGGTTCTTATACCGGGTTACGAATTGGCGTTTCGGCAGCAAAAGGATTGTGTTATGCATTAAATATCCCTTTAATTGCGGTAGATACTTTGCAGACTCTGGCCTCTAAAGCTAAAATTTCTGAAGGAAAAATTATTCCGATGCTTGATGCCAGAAGGATGGAAGTTTACAGCGAAATTTTTAATGCAGATTTAGAAGTAGAAAGAACAATTCAGGCAGAAATTATTACAGAAGATTCTTTTGCAGCATATAAAGAAACACTTTATTTCGTAGGAGATTGTGCGGAGAAATGCAAACCTGTTTTGACTAAAGATAACTTTGTGTTTTTAGAAGAAATCAAATATCCTTCGGCAAATGAAATGAGTAAAATCAGTTACGATAAGTATCAAAAAAGCGACACTGTTGATGTCGCTTACTTTGAACCTTATTATTTAAAAGATTTTATGATGACACTGCCTAAAAAGCAGTAA
- a CDS encoding mechanosensitive ion channel family protein → MYINPEQLSSYAAKFINLLIDYSPKLISAFLVLFVGLYAIKFINRIIRKIMEKRNLDPTLTKFLADILLWALRILLFVTFISNLGIETSSFVAILGAMGLAVGLSLQGSLSNFAGGMLIIVFKPFKVGDTIEAQGVIATVLEIQIFVTKMLTGNNQTVFVPNGALSNGTIINYSMQGERRADLTFSVSYDSDIKKAKDILLEVLNKNPKVLQKPAPEVFVKNLSASSVDFAVRPWAKNANYGAVFSETLEDCKTALDQAGISVQPFTLQK, encoded by the coding sequence ATGTACATCAATCCTGAACAATTAAGCAGTTACGCGGCGAAATTTATTAATCTTTTAATTGATTATTCGCCAAAATTAATCTCAGCATTTCTAGTTTTATTTGTTGGTTTATATGCCATAAAATTCATCAACAGAATTATTAGAAAAATAATGGAAAAGAGAAATCTGGATCCAACATTGACCAAATTTCTTGCTGATATTTTACTATGGGCTTTACGAATTTTATTATTTGTAACCTTTATTTCAAACCTCGGAATCGAGACTTCTTCATTCGTAGCCATTTTAGGTGCTATGGGTCTTGCAGTTGGTTTATCACTGCAGGGATCACTTTCTAATTTTGCCGGCGGTATGTTAATTATCGTTTTTAAGCCTTTTAAAGTTGGCGATACGATCGAGGCTCAAGGTGTTATAGCAACGGTGCTGGAAATTCAAATTTTTGTTACCAAAATGCTTACCGGAAACAATCAGACCGTTTTTGTGCCAAATGGAGCTTTGTCAAACGGAACAATTATTAATTACTCTATGCAGGGAGAAAGAAGAGCTGATCTAACTTTTTCAGTTTCTTATGATTCTGATATTAAAAAAGCAAAAGATATTCTTTTGGAGGTTTTAAACAAAAATCCAAAAGTGCTTCAAAAGCCTGCTCCGGAAGTTTTTGTTAAAAATTTATCGGCAAGTTCTGTAGATTTTGCAGTACGTCCGTGGGCGAAGAATGCTAATTATGGAGCTGTTTTTTCTGAAACGCTCGAAGATTGTAAAACAGCTTTAGATCAGGCAGGAATTTCTGTTCAGCCTTTTACACTTCAAAAATAA
- a CDS encoding NifU family protein produces the protein MTKITIKETQNPTILKFEFEDFITQNQSFEFKNIDEAQASPLAQQLFYLPFVKTVYISGNFIAIERYSIVDWDDVKDAVAEQITSFVDKGGVIIKVDENKAKKQPITVYGETTPNPAALKFVVSRMLTRNAVEYKNIDQTASSPLAQELFKFPYVKEVFIDENYISVTKYEINDWQEITLELRTFIKQFIENGGTVLDESLIQTATKNDVTKDEAFDKLDVTSQQIINILEEYVKPAVAADGGNIAFDSYNEDDKTVKVILQGACSGCPSSTFTLKSGIENMLKSMLNDEAIKVEALNA, from the coding sequence ATGACAAAAATCACTATAAAAGAAACTCAAAATCCAACGATATTAAAGTTCGAATTTGAAGATTTTATCACTCAAAATCAAAGCTTTGAATTTAAAAACATTGACGAAGCACAAGCATCTCCTTTAGCACAGCAATTGTTCTATCTTCCGTTTGTAAAAACAGTTTATATTTCAGGAAACTTCATTGCAATCGAAAGATACAGCATTGTAGACTGGGACGATGTAAAAGATGCCGTTGCAGAACAAATTACATCATTTGTAGACAAAGGCGGCGTTATTATAAAAGTTGACGAAAATAAAGCTAAAAAACAGCCTATTACAGTTTATGGAGAAACAACTCCAAACCCTGCTGCTTTAAAATTTGTAGTAAGCAGAATGTTGACCAGAAATGCGGTTGAATACAAAAATATCGATCAGACTGCTTCTTCTCCATTGGCTCAGGAATTATTTAAATTTCCTTATGTAAAAGAAGTATTTATTGATGAAAATTATATTTCTGTAACCAAATACGAAATCAACGACTGGCAGGAAATTACCTTAGAATTAAGAACATTCATCAAACAATTTATCGAAAACGGAGGAACTGTTTTAGATGAAAGCTTAATTCAGACTGCAACTAAAAATGATGTTACAAAAGACGAAGCTTTTGACAAACTGGATGTAACTTCTCAGCAGATTATCAACATATTAGAAGAATATGTAAAACCAGCAGTTGCGGCTGATGGAGGAAATATTGCTTTTGATTCTTATAATGAAGATGACAAAACCGTAAAAGTGATTTTACAAGGAGCTTGCAGCGGTTGTCCTTCATCAACATTTACTCTAAAAAGCGGAATCGAAAATATGCTGAAAAGTATGCTGAATGATGAAGCTATTAAAGTTGAAGCTTTGAATGCATAA
- a CDS encoding PorP/SprF family type IX secretion system membrane protein, with protein sequence MKLKIKFLFVFLITSFFTYSQEGIPVYSDYLSDNYYLIHPSMAGAANCAKIRLTARKQWFGQEDAPSLQTLSFNGRVGERSGAGIIVFNDKNGYHSEKGVKLTYAHHIMFSRDELDLNQLSFGISGGLIQNQLDETKFGNVFDPIVFGSIQKDSYFNLDIGASYNFLDFYAHATVQGVLETRRELYTDYESDNLRKFLFSAGYVFGKRDKITWEPSILFQYFDQTKQKSIDLNLKAYKNMDFGSLWAALSYRRSFDGAQYSSGSGVSSQKLQYITPIVGVNFKNFMFAYTYSQVTGDVKFDTGGYHQITLGINLFCRKERYDCNCPAVN encoded by the coding sequence ATGAAATTAAAAATCAAGTTTTTATTTGTTTTTTTAATTACTTCGTTCTTTACCTATTCACAAGAAGGAATTCCTGTTTATTCAGATTATTTATCGGACAACTATTACTTAATTCACCCTTCAATGGCGGGTGCCGCTAACTGTGCAAAAATTAGGTTAACAGCCAGAAAACAATGGTTTGGTCAGGAAGATGCGCCGTCGCTTCAAACTTTAAGTTTTAACGGAAGAGTAGGAGAGCGTTCAGGTGCCGGAATTATTGTTTTTAATGATAAAAACGGTTACCATTCAGAAAAAGGTGTAAAGCTTACGTATGCTCATCATATTATGTTTTCGAGAGACGAACTCGATTTAAATCAGCTTTCTTTTGGTATCAGCGGGGGATTGATTCAGAATCAGTTAGATGAAACTAAATTCGGAAATGTTTTCGATCCTATTGTTTTTGGTTCCATTCAAAAAGATTCTTATTTCAATTTAGATATTGGAGCATCGTATAATTTTCTTGATTTTTATGCACATGCAACGGTTCAGGGAGTTCTTGAAACAAGAAGAGAGCTGTATACAGATTATGAAAGTGACAATTTGAGAAAATTTCTTTTTAGTGCCGGATATGTGTTTGGAAAAAGAGATAAAATTACCTGGGAACCTTCAATTTTATTTCAATATTTTGATCAGACCAAACAAAAGTCTATAGACTTGAATTTAAAAGCGTACAAGAATATGGATTTTGGAAGTTTGTGGGCTGCATTATCGTATAGAAGAAGTTTTGATGGAGCACAGTATAGTTCAGGGAGCGGTGTTTCGTCTCAAAAATTACAATACATTACGCCAATAGTAGGCGTTAATTTTAAAAACTTTATGTTTGCCTATACTTATTCTCAAGTTACGGGAGATGTAAAATTTGATACTGGCGGTTATCACCAGATTACTTTAGGAATTAATTTATTTTGCAGAAAAGAGCGTTACGATTGTAATTGCCCTGCAGTTAATTAA
- a CDS encoding gamma carbonic anhydrase family protein, translated as MVIKSVNGKAPSIPQDCYVAENATIVGDVSFGDSCSVWFNAVVRGDVHFIKIGNKVNIQDGAVIHCTYQKHPTIIGNNVSIGHNAIVHGCTIHDNVLIGMGAIVMDNCVVESNSIIAAGAVLTQNTVVPSGTIFAGVPAKKVKDIDQSDFAGEIERISNNYVMYSGWFKNEE; from the coding sequence ATGGTTATAAAATCTGTAAACGGAAAAGCACCTTCAATACCACAAGATTGTTATGTTGCTGAAAATGCAACAATTGTCGGCGATGTTTCTTTTGGAGATTCTTGCAGCGTGTGGTTTAATGCTGTGGTTCGCGGAGATGTTCACTTTATTAAGATAGGAAACAAAGTAAACATTCAGGATGGAGCCGTAATTCATTGCACTTATCAAAAACACCCAACTATTATAGGAAACAATGTTTCAATTGGTCATAATGCGATTGTTCACGGATGCACGATTCATGACAATGTATTAATAGGAATGGGGGCTATTGTAATGGATAACTGCGTTGTTGAAAGTAATTCGATTATTGCAGCCGGAGCTGTTTTAACTCAAAATACTGTTGTTCCTTCGGGGACTATTTTTGCAGGTGTTCCAGCTAAAAAAGTAAAAGACATTGATCAATCTGATTTTGCAGGCGAAATCGAACGTATTTCGAACAATTATGTAATGTATTCAGGATGGTTTAAAAACGAAGAATAA
- a CDS encoding LytR/AlgR family response regulator transcription factor: MKCVIIDDEPLAVELLEDFVKKVDSLELVNTFNNAIDAVSFINQNNIDLIFLDIQMPHFSGIEFINTIEKKPLVIFTTAYSDYAVEGFNLGAVDYLVKPIPFHRFLKSVVRAQQINNPAAPVQAVSENVPAPEVEQDFMFVRAEYENVKMNFSDILFIEGLKDYVKIYTTDNKFTLTLISLIKLENLLSNKGFSRIHRSYIINIKHVKSIQKNKVLISDKRIPISESYKNAFFEKINL, translated from the coding sequence ATGAAATGTGTAATTATAGATGATGAACCTTTAGCAGTTGAACTATTAGAAGATTTTGTCAAAAAAGTAGATTCACTCGAATTAGTCAATACTTTTAATAACGCTATTGATGCTGTTTCATTTATCAATCAGAACAATATTGATTTGATTTTTCTGGATATCCAAATGCCTCATTTTTCTGGAATTGAGTTTATAAACACTATCGAAAAAAAACCTTTAGTAATCTTTACAACTGCTTATTCTGATTATGCTGTAGAAGGCTTTAATTTGGGTGCTGTTGATTATTTAGTAAAACCAATTCCGTTTCATCGCTTTTTAAAATCGGTTGTGCGAGCGCAGCAAATTAATAATCCCGCTGCTCCTGTTCAGGCCGTTTCAGAAAATGTTCCGGCTCCAGAAGTTGAACAGGATTTTATGTTTGTTAGAGCGGAATATGAAAATGTAAAAATGAATTTTTCGGATATATTATTTATCGAAGGTTTAAAAGATTACGTAAAAATATACACTACAGACAATAAATTTACACTGACTTTAATCAGCTTAATAAAACTGGAAAATCTGCTTTCAAACAAAGGATTTTCGCGAATTCACAGGTCTTACATCATCAATATAAAACATGTAAAATCAATTCAAAAAAATAAAGTTTTAATCAGCGACAAACGAATTCCAATAAGCGAAAGCTATAAAAATGCTTTCTTCGAGAAAATCAATTTATAA
- a CDS encoding dioxygenase family protein has product MDRKKFIRNGLLGITALAGASKLLESCSKSDNDDSDTNSSGDGSCVVSPAETKGPFPIKTPSQLVLENIKSDRVGVALLINLKIENKNNDCAPLSNVLVDVWHCDKDGNYSEYGGTQMQQTDYTSVHFLRGRQTTNASGEVSFISIYPGWYQGRAPHVHVEVLSSSGSSLLVTQIAFPENISSEVYSSTNYAAHGQADTSNTKDNVFSDSLSSELATLTGNLTDGYTLTKTITVNG; this is encoded by the coding sequence ATGGACAGAAAAAAATTTATCCGAAATGGTCTTTTAGGCATTACTGCTTTGGCAGGTGCTTCTAAATTATTAGAATCCTGTTCTAAAAGCGACAATGATGACTCAGACACAAATTCGTCTGGAGACGGAAGCTGTGTTGTTTCTCCCGCAGAAACAAAAGGTCCATTTCCTATCAAAACACCAAGTCAGCTGGTTTTAGAAAATATAAAATCAGATCGCGTGGGAGTTGCGCTTCTTATCAATTTAAAAATTGAAAATAAAAACAATGATTGTGCACCTCTTTCTAATGTTTTAGTAGATGTATGGCATTGTGACAAAGATGGAAATTATTCTGAATACGGCGGTACACAAATGCAGCAGACTGATTATACTTCGGTTCATTTTTTAAGAGGAAGACAAACTACAAATGCAAGTGGCGAAGTTTCATTTATATCTATTTACCCAGGCTGGTATCAAGGCAGAGCTCCTCACGTGCATGTTGAAGTTTTATCAAGCAGCGGTTCGTCTTTATTAGTAACTCAGATTGCTTTTCCTGAAAACATTTCCAGCGAAGTATATTCGAGCACTAATTATGCAGCTCATGGTCAAGCTGATACTTCGAACACAAAAGATAATGTTTTCTCAGACAGTCTTTCAAGCGAATTGGCAACGCTGACTGGAAATTTAACTGACGGATATACTTTAACCAAAACCATTACGGTAAACGGTTAA
- a CDS encoding sensor histidine kinase, with protein sequence MTIDTIKNTNSNKILFHFMIWLFFILTSLIQFYESPFRINNDFYAQWISGILLFYLNYFYLVPALLLQKKYWQYFVFALGIIVIFMVIRINYFIPEFRHLRPDNIAPARMIPRDPHFLPEGKHFRVEMRQPLFFKIGPSFFYILILTISAIIRTLTEFYNNQQNKLIAETHRTSTELIYLRKQTNPHFLFNSLNSIYSLAHKKSDLVPDAIVTLSELMRYMLYETDNKTVALEKEINYIQNYIDLQKLRLNNIEDIYINVHGDTKNKFIEPLLLISFVENAFKYGTDYKGAAHVKIKIFISENDLDFWIENTIENYVKDPDNSGIGLVNIQNRLDLLYPNAHELTINQDNQFYRVHLNLKLDKIQTAVN encoded by the coding sequence ATGACGATAGATACCATTAAAAATACGAATTCAAATAAAATCTTATTCCATTTTATGATTTGGCTTTTCTTTATCCTGACTTCTTTAATTCAGTTTTACGAAAGTCCATTTAGGATCAATAATGATTTTTATGCACAATGGATAAGCGGTATTTTACTGTTTTATTTGAACTATTTTTATTTGGTTCCCGCTTTGCTTTTACAAAAAAAATACTGGCAGTATTTTGTATTTGCATTGGGTATTATTGTCATTTTTATGGTCATTAGAATAAATTATTTTATTCCTGAATTTAGACATTTAAGACCAGATAATATTGCTCCGGCCAGAATGATCCCCAGAGATCCTCATTTTTTACCAGAAGGAAAACATTTTAGAGTAGAAATGAGACAGCCGTTGTTTTTTAAAATCGGTCCTTCATTTTTTTACATTTTAATCCTTACAATAAGTGCCATTATCAGAACCCTGACAGAGTTCTATAATAATCAGCAAAATAAATTAATCGCCGAAACACACAGAACGAGTACCGAATTAATATACCTGCGTAAACAAACCAATCCGCATTTTTTATTCAATTCATTAAACAGTATTTATTCTCTGGCGCACAAGAAATCTGATTTGGTCCCTGATGCCATCGTGACATTGTCTGAACTAATGCGCTATATGCTGTATGAAACAGATAATAAAACGGTGGCTTTAGAAAAAGAAATCAATTATATCCAGAATTATATTGATTTACAAAAACTGCGGCTTAATAACATCGAAGACATTTATATAAATGTACATGGCGATACTAAAAACAAATTTATCGAACCATTGCTATTGATATCTTTTGTTGAGAATGCTTTTAAGTACGGAACCGACTATAAAGGCGCCGCACATGTTAAAATCAAAATTTTTATTTCTGAAAATGATCTTGATTTCTGGATTGAAAATACGATTGAAAACTATGTAAAAGATCCTGACAATTCAGGAATTGGACTGGTAAACATTCAAAACCGACTTGATTTACTTTATCCAAACGCACACGAACTAACTATTAACCAGGATAATCAATTTTACCGAGTGCATTTAAATCTAAAATTAGATAAAATTCAAACCGCAGTAAATTAA
- a CDS encoding DUF4907 domain-containing protein, which produces MTINTITQFFWRKIQKNLLLLFLVLSIVSCTKKEVLKTETFKTDTGWGYSISYKEKIIIKQSIIPVINENKSFSTQDDALKTAGLVVSKLKQNLSPSVTKNELILLKIKL; this is translated from the coding sequence ATGACAATTAATACTATTACACAATTCTTCTGGCGTAAAATCCAGAAGAATTTACTGCTTTTGTTTCTTGTTTTATCAATCGTTTCCTGTACAAAAAAAGAAGTACTAAAAACCGAAACATTTAAAACTGATACCGGCTGGGGATATTCGATTTCTTATAAAGAAAAAATCATTATTAAGCAGTCGATTATTCCGGTTATAAATGAAAACAAAAGTTTTTCGACACAAGATGATGCTTTAAAAACCGCTGGTTTAGTTGTTTCAAAACTCAAACAAAACTTATCCCCATCGGTAACCAAAAATGAATTAATTTTATTAAAAATAAAATTATAA
- a CDS encoding Kelch repeat-containing protein: MNNLKKGILFAALFSGLFFVSCSNDNDDDDLVGNWIKKSAFDGPARSSATSFVIGDYAYVATGYTGDEYLKDLWVYDSNGDYWEQKANFTGVGRSSASAFTLNGKGYIGLGYDGTNRLKDFYQYDPSNNSWTQKADFEGTARYGAVGFQAAGKAFFGTGYDGNYLKDFYQYDDTANTWTLVNGFGGNKRRNATVFVISDKAYLVTGINNGVYQEDFWEFDPAANTWTRKRDIDKDTDDDYSWNDDYAITRSNASGFSMNGLGYVVGGENIKTAWEYNPSTDLWTERTAMEGATRTDAVGFAINNRGFYLLGRVGSSYFDDVWEFKPQDEQSDDDN; encoded by the coding sequence ATGAATAATTTAAAAAAAGGAATATTATTCGCCGCCCTGTTTTCGGGCCTGTTTTTTGTAAGCTGCAGCAACGATAATGACGATGATGATTTGGTAGGAAACTGGATTAAAAAATCAGCGTTTGACGGTCCGGCAAGATCTAGTGCGACAAGTTTTGTAATTGGAGATTATGCTTATGTAGCAACAGGCTACACGGGAGATGAATATTTAAAAGACCTTTGGGTTTATGATTCAAATGGGGATTATTGGGAACAAAAAGCCAATTTTACAGGTGTTGGAAGAAGTTCTGCTTCTGCTTTTACACTAAACGGAAAAGGATATATTGGTCTTGGTTATGACGGAACTAACAGATTAAAAGACTTTTACCAATACGACCCGTCAAACAACAGCTGGACTCAAAAAGCTGATTTTGAAGGAACAGCACGTTATGGTGCAGTAGGTTTTCAGGCAGCTGGCAAAGCTTTCTTTGGAACCGGTTATGACGGAAATTATCTTAAAGATTTCTATCAGTATGATGATACAGCAAATACATGGACTCTTGTAAATGGATTTGGCGGTAATAAAAGACGTAATGCAACTGTATTTGTAATTTCAGACAAAGCTTATCTGGTTACAGGAATAAACAATGGTGTATATCAGGAAGATTTTTGGGAATTTGACCCGGCTGCTAATACCTGGACAAGAAAAAGAGATATTGATAAAGATACAGATGATGATTACTCTTGGAATGATGACTATGCAATTACAAGATCAAATGCTTCTGGTTTCTCAATGAATGGATTAGGATATGTTGTAGGTGGTGAAAACATTAAAACTGCCTGGGAATATAATCCTTCTACAGATCTTTGGACAGAGAGAACGGCTATGGAAGGCGCAACCAGAACTGATGCTGTTGGTTTTGCAATTAACAATCGCGGGTTCTATCTATTAGGAAGAGTAGGTTCATCTTACTTTGATGATGTTTGGGAATTTAAACCGCAAGACGAACAAAGTGACGATGACAATTAA